The DNA segment gctgcagacgcagcttggatcccgggatcccgtgttgctgtggctgtggtgtaagccagtggctacagctcccattcatgGTACCTAGATTTACTAGAAATCAAATAAGATCTCATTCCTGTAAGAAATTTTGTTGGCAAGAAAAATAACCTGATATGATGAAACTTTTAAGTAAATTAAGTGTAAGTGAAATAAGATTTTTAGGTGAACTCCTTCGAAATAATTATATctatctaaaaataatttctccagatttttttgCAACCTGAAACTGATAACTTAAATTCAATGATGGGAATTCATCAAATATCCAGATCATTTTCAAATAAGGTACTGGGGCATTAATTACTGAACATAGGTTTCcttttatagaaataaagatatttaggactattaataaattaaatacatttggTGCCACACTGagacattttctttaaagaaacacCTGCTTTTTGAAATTACAAATAGCATTTACAAGTTTGCCTATCTACAAAATACTATATAAAAGTTCATAATTGTTTACTCCTTAGTTTTCATTAGAAACTAAGGTTTTCAAGgtttattataattaaatatgcAATTAAAACTACAAAGTTAATAAAACACTTTTGTATGCAAGGAAAAAGAAGGTGTAAGGAATGGAAATATGTTTTGTTAAGGGAAAAGTAAGTTTGTTCTAAAACTGGCaatttctaaaggaaaagaaaataagcgACAAATTAATATGTATATAGAAAGCTCTACAAGgttgtgaaggaaaaaaatgaatctttagAAAGGTGTTCTTTGTGTGGTCAGGAGTAGTAAAGAttagaataaatttaactgaataaatgaatttcaatattaaaggtaaactggtacaaagcctgaatttggttttcttaaaaacaaaggacaaaattttcttaaaatatttatctgctTTTGATAAACAActgtaaagttttttttcctttaaccagCAATGTGTTAAAACTTCTGATATTTGCTTTTGAAGTCTTTTATTGTCACTTTGGTTAAGTGAATAAGTATTGttcaaaattttcttaaaatatttgtctGCTTTTGATAAACAAttgtaaagtttttttccttttaactagCAATCTGTTAAAACTTCTGATATTTGCTTTTGAAGTCTTTCATTGTCCCTTTGGTTAAGTGAGTACGTATTGTTCCACAGCGACATATGAGCCTATTTGaccaagagttttaaaatatttttgatatttttgacaaacttccCAACTATCAAATTCTAACTGAAGTTCTTTAAACCTCTAGCTAACTTTGGGAAGCTTCAGAGAGGACCCCCTGAAGCATATGAGAGAAGAATATTAAACTAATCAGGCTTGTTTTTTTGTTAAACTACATGGGAAGCTCTATCAAATAAGTGGTGATAAACCTTCTCAGTGTATATTGTACAGGTAAATGTTATTAATATGATATTGTGAAAATTATATGGCACTCCTAAAAAATCTAGTATATCCACCTAGTAAAATGTTATCAGTCATAATTCTACCAGTAACCAAGTTTCTTTGTCAATTGCATTGTATCAGATCCTCAATCAcatcttcttaaatattttgtcaCTTATAGACAGCCATTGTTTGATGCTTCATCTTCAAGAGGAGTCATAGGAGTTTCAGACATGTATGGGTTTCCGATAACTTTTAGATCATACCACTGAACAggttaagaaattaaagaattctaaTGGAAAATCTGTTGGCTTCGTAAAACTATTATCAGAAGATTAAGATCAATAACTCAGTGTGCTTGCATCAATTTTCCAATGATATGTCCATTTTGCTGTGGTACTTGTTAACTCATATGTTAATACACTTAGGTAGATGCCCAAGTGATTCTTATGGCCCTTAAAATTTGAGATGCCTTCATTTTAAGTATTTCTGAATATATCAAACATTATTAATAAATGAGTTCAAAGCACCAGAAACTATTGGGAATCTCAACTAATGGTTCACTAATGATGCTCACTTCTAAAATATACTGATGGATTTCATGTTCTGCTGTCTCGACTGGGGTAGTAGCGAGAGGCACTTAACAGAAAAGAGTGCTGACTTCAAAATTTTGGCTTTAATTTCTTGGAGGTCAGAATCTCTTCTCACCAAAGAAGTGGCATAAACTATCCAGAGTTACATCATTCATTTATAAAGGCCCAGCCAACCCGGAGCCACTGGTCAAGCTTTTCCACTCCTCCTCCGCATGCTGCTCTGGGCAAGCGTTTCTAGGAACCAAGGCCTGGTCCAGGTGGAGCCTCTGGAGGTAAGGCGTTTACTCAATGGGAGGGAGGCCAGCTGCAGGGGCGGGGCCGAAGCGCGAAGTGGGCGGAGCCTTATACCTGGGGCCTGAGCCGAGCCggggtgggaggtggtggtggggcggGGCAGAGCTGAGAGGGAGCGCTGGGGCGTTGCTGCAGAGGGGCGGGGAGGAGCTGAGCTGCCCAGTCACCAAGCCGCCCGGCGGGGGCGGAGCGAGCCCCTTAGACCTGGGGCCCGGGTCTGACAAAGCAGTTTGCAAGGCCTGGTCTGGGGCTGACCCAGGAAGGGGCGTCAGCTGTCGTCCCCATGGGGCTGTGTTTTCCCTGTCCAACGGAGGAGGCGCCTCCCTCGCCAGACCCGGTGAGTAAGGCCTCCTCCCAGCGTTCCTGCGTCCCCATGTCAGCCCGCCCGCGCCGCGCGCACCTGTTTCCCAAAGGGGCGCGCCAAAGGCCCTGAGATGCGGGCCCCGGGACCGGCCGTTGGACGCAGTGGCTCGGGCCGGAGGTGCAGCCAACCCTGGTGGCAGGGACGGGAGGTCCTGCCCCCAGGACCTGGGTTGGTGACTCCGCGTGGGTCTCTACCCTTCCGTTAGGGAAAATTTTATCTAAAGGCGGCTCTAGCGTTTTTTCACATCTCGCTGGCTGGCAAAATTGGGAGTTAGTAGGACGCAGGCGTACGCAGTCCGTGCGTGCGGTGGCCATTCTGAGAGATGCGGTAGATGGAGTTCGAGTGTGTAAAGAAATTCCTCTTTCTCCGTGAACTAAAGTGTTTGATATTGTAGGAGATAAGAAGGTGCCTCCTGTGCTTTATGGGATATATTGTTAATCAATGATTTCTCTTTAGTATTTATctcttttaagttcttttttttttgtctttttgccttttctagggccccttccgcggcatatggaggttcccaggctagggatttaatcggagctgcagccaccggcctataccagagccacagcaacgccggatctgagccgcgtctgcgatctacaccacagctcacagcaacgccggatcgccaacccactgaacaaggccagggatcgaaccctcaaccgcatggttcctagtcggattcgttaaccactgcgccacgacgggaactcctcttttaagttctttttaaaaaagaattttatgtagTACAGAACATAAAATTTGCAAGATTGTCACGTTTAGCAGATAAAAATACAGGGTGCTTAGAGTTTCAGATAAAcaagaaataaagttttacaaTACGTAGATTTGTCCCATGCGACATACTTGCACTAGAAACTATTTATCTGGATGATTTCAGATTTAAATAGGTGGTTTGTGCTATAATACATTAATACTTTTTGcagctttctatttttaatagcatttttacaTTAATAATCCTTGCAGGAAATTTGTAACAGAAACCCTAAATTCCTCTCTTCTATCTAGCTAAAAATTCATTGAAGGAAATAAGTTTAGGGAAGTACATTAACTCTTCAGCGATTTGATCATAAGTACTAGAAATGACCTGGAAGTTGATATGAGAAAGTTCACCTTGTCTTTCTTGTTACTCTTGCTTTTAAATGTTCCTAATTTTGTTTATCTGGCTGTTGATAAAATACCAATCTGCCAGCATTTGTTAagcctttcccccacccccacagataAGCACATTGCCTGCTACTTGAATGTCACTTTATCTTTGAGGCTTCTCTTCCCCAGAATCCTAAATGAAATAGATCTTCCACTCTACCACCCACCCATCCTTCTATTTCTTATTCACCATATTCTTCTATTTTCCCAAAGCACTTCTGATAGATTTATGTTTATTTGATTATACTGTGACTGTCCTCTTTGGAATGTAAATTCCACGTGGGTGGAAACATTTGTCTGTGTTTCACTGCTGTTTCCTCAGCAAGTAGAAAAGTCCCTGAGGCATAATAGTGGCACCATAAGTATTTatccaatgaatgaatgaatgaatgaaaaaatgaatgtattgtATGGAAAACAGGAGAATTATTAACATAGCTCCCAAGAGAATGCTACTTACTATCATATTTCAAGAATTATAATCTATGACTATGAATAATGTAATACATGATACAGAGAAATAATATTTACTGTTTCCCAACAGAGAACAGTATATCTCATAAATTTCCTCAAGTCCCTCCCATCCTACACAATGAGATTCTCCCACTTGATGTGTGAACTTTTTCTGCAAACACCAGCCTACTTCAAACTCCTTTTTAATTGACAGTACAAACCataaatttctatatttatttattcgtttGTCGTTTTGTCttatctagggccgcacccgtgccatatggaggttcccaggctaggggtcgaatcggagctgtagccactggcctgcaccatggctacagcaatgccagatccgagctgtgtctgtgacctacaccatatagctcatggcagcgctggccccttaacccactgagcaaggccagggattgaacccgcaatctcatggttcctagtcaaattcgttaaccactgagccacgacaggaattccccccACTTTATTATTGCCCTGACTGGCTTgtaatccctttaaaaaaaaaaaagcaaatagcagtgtctgtgtatgtgtatgagatatataatacatatatatgtcatagTTTCATCTTGTGCTTAGTTGAAGGTATATTGATTGGGAGaatgaaattcagaaaattgagtattttataaatgttataaataatggcatttttagtgAGACATTTTGAGCCAGtactaaatatttttgtaaactgTTATATAACCTATaagataaaagtataaaatataaaggataatgtttggttttgttgttaaACATCTTTCTTACACATTTTCtcccaggaagaaaaaagagcaaagcttgcagaggctgcagagagaagacagaaggaggtgagagtaaaaataaaattctaccttAGATAGTTAAATTTGCACTTTGTTCTCTGCAAATGCCAATTACTAGTACTATTCTCTAATGAAAATGGTATCTGATAGCCTATAAAGgtaaacatttctcaaaatgaCTTCTGTGTTTCTAGAAATTACTTCAGAGCATTTATGTCatttaacatatgaaaattaCCATACACTTTTTCTATTATGTGAGATGCCCCTTTAATAACATTCTTCCTTGGGATGAAATGACTGTGGCTTATAAAATTCCGACAGATGTGAAGTAACTTTAGGGGTGAAATTTGTATGGTTGCAAAATTACCAGTGAAGaaattataatatgttttatGTAAACCTGTTGTAGAAATAGACTGATTCTTTGTTACCAAAAATAGACCAACCCGCTAGACAATGGAAactgatttttgttatttttctacacTCCTTAACAATTTTCTTGAAGGCTGCATCTCGGGGCATTTTGGATGTTAGGTctgtggaagaaaaaagaaagaaaaaggaaaaaatagaaaaacaaatggcTACATCTGGACCCCCACCAGAAGGTGGACTTAGAGTAAGTATTAAAATTTACTTAAGGTTTAATTtacttggaattttttaaaaaaacttaagtaGCAGTCCATTCAATAATTTCCTCAGGAAATGGATTATTGGCAAATTGTGAATTAATTTAAAAGCATGAATAATATAGTTTGGAAGAAGTGTCCATTTATTTGGATGTTCCAACATTCACTGgaatatatttgctttcttttttccaaaatgaaaatatatttcctgaCTATCTTAACTCTGTATTTTAATACTTGATGCTTATATAATTGATGGCAATCTTAAAGTATAAAAAACAATATAGAAGggtataaaaaagaaagtaaaaatcaccCAAATTCAGTGTCATTTTGACAGACATTGCTTCTAATATCATTTTATACATCAGTCTTACTAAATGGGATTATACTATAAACTACTTCAGACTCTTGGAATTTTTTCCACTCAATGATTTGAGACTTTTGAGCTTCCCATTGTCACTCATTATCATTGTTATGTAAACATTGATTTGGACAGTAGGATGTACAGGGGTGCATCTGACACATACTCCTCCCAATCTTAGCCATGGTAACTCTGGATACTAAAAGTACAATAATGGACAATTAAGCATGGTCCCTGAGCGTGGGGCTTGCTGCAATCTAGCAGGATGAAAAAGGTTTTAGCTTATGTGTTAAAGCTCAGAAAAGTAATGGTTCATAtattaagattttcttctttgggcgatttttaaaggaaatagatTTCTCAAGTATATCTTTGAAAGGACAATGTCCTGAATTTCAAGCATTTGTATTTAGCTTGGCGGTGGTTTATGAGCACGTGTTTAGTTGATTTGCTACCTTCTCAACTCAATTTGGCTATTGctcacaaaaatatataaatacctatgTATATACTCCTGACTTGTAAGGCAGGCAATTTAGGAGCACCCTGAGCAGAAGTGATTCTGACTCAGGAAGATACGTGGAAATAAGATTTATCTGTGCATATTTTATCATTGTATGTTACTTCATCTGATTTCATTTAATaagtgaaatttaaagaaaatagttttttattgttaactttaacaacatataaaataattgGTTCCAATATTAAGGTAAATAGTGGTGAGTattgtatttattgatttatttctttaatataccCCCATAATAAGAAAGAATTAATGTAAAGTAAAACATTTGGGAGATACAAGGTCAGATATTTAACAAAAGCATAAATGCTTACTTTCAACATTCTGTTTAGATAAAGATCTATGTCACCAATTTATCACTTCATATAGGGTTCTCAAAAgcatatatgaaaattaaattatggaACTGGAAATGGTGCTAAGATCAACTATTTCATAGTAGAAGAAATGGAagttcaaaatgacttaaagtcACATACAATGTTACCAAAAAAGATACTTTATATATAATCAGAAGGTACTTACTTTACATGTTCTAACAAATTTAACATCAGCTTTTGAACTCTAATAAAAGATAAAGGGATTTCTTAACTAAACCTGAGTGCCCTGAAGTctgtagattaaaaataaattaagcctTGTATTGCTTCTGGTCCCTTCAGAAGTGCTCAAAAAAATATCTCAGTGTTAAATTTAGTCCCTTTTTTCTTTGACCACCTGCTTTGCTCATTGAGAACATACAGTGTAATTCAAAATAAGTTTTTGGAGGCTCAGGGATAACAGAAGGGAAAATACAAGCAAGAAAATAACTTTAATCCTCAAACCCTTTGGCCTAGGATCCTTTAGGGACTGCTCTCAGGCCTGTTCTACAGGTTGGCCTCAACTGTGTCACAGCTAGATTCTTCCTAACGGGGCTCCATAGTATGAGGAAAAAACCGTCTTTCCTTGTCATCATGCTTTCCACATAGTCATCTCCTGACTAGCTGCCTCTTCCCAGGGTAATTGGCCTTAAAAGTGCTCACTGTGTCCTGGAAAGGCAGCCTTATTTGACAGCATCAGGACACAAACTAGCATGGGTTCAGGACTTACCAGTAGAGGAGCAATGGCAGACATTCCATGCAGTGCCTCCCAACCCTGGCTGCTGCTGGAGACTCCCAAGGAGCTTTCACAAAAGCCTGAGCCTTGGGTCCAGCCCTAGGCCAATTAGAATGGCTGAAAGTGGGCTTAGCCCAATATCCAACCagattgagaatcactgctctagtGCTTGTAATGCTAATCCTGAGAGATAGtcctatggttaaaaaaaaaaaagtttaaaatactgaataccggagttcccgtcgtggtgcagtggttaacgaatccaacaaggaaccatgaggttgcgggttcagtccctgcccttgctcagcgggttaacaatcctgcgttgctgtgagctgtggtgtaggttgcaacgcggctcggaccccgcgttgctgtggctctggtgtaggccggcggctacagctcccagttGGATCTTGGAAcaggccaagaaatagcaaaatgacaaaaaaaaataaaaataaaataaaatactgaatactGAATTACATACTGAATTCCTTTCTTGGAGATTAAAAAGGGCACAGTATTTAAGTCTCTATGAAGAGCCACAAAAAGGAAAGTGAGTTTACTTGGACTaatccttaattttaaaattttcaatttattatttttcttaatgttacaCTCAATAATATACCTTGAATATACTTGGAAAATACTACTCAAGAAACTGGTAAATACCTCTAATACCATCCCAGTGGCTTTTTCAGAACTTACTACTTCAGATTTAAGACTTGATTAAG comes from the Phacochoerus africanus isolate WHEZ1 chromosome 4, ROS_Pafr_v1, whole genome shotgun sequence genome and includes:
- the SVIP gene encoding small VCP/p97-interacting protein — its product is MGLCFPCPTEEAPPSPDPEEKRAKLAEAAERRQKEAASRGILDVRSVEEKRKKKEKIEKQMATSGPPPEGGLRWTVS